Proteins from one Juglans microcarpa x Juglans regia isolate MS1-56 chromosome 1S, Jm3101_v1.0, whole genome shotgun sequence genomic window:
- the LOC121246342 gene encoding 60S ribosomal protein L35 — translation MARIKVHELRQKTKADLLSQLKDLKAELALLRVAKVTGGAPNKLSKIKVVRLSIAQVLTVISQKQKEALREVYKKKKYLPLDLRPKKTRAIRRRLTKHQSSLKTEREKKREMYFPMRKYAIKV, via the exons ATGG CGAGAATCAAGGTCCATGAACTGCGTCAGAAAACAAAGGCGGATCTGCTGAGCCAGCTCAAGGATCTTAAGGCCGAGCTTGCCCTCCTGCGCGTCGCCAAGGTCACCGGTGGTGCACCCAACAAGCTCTCCAAGAT AAAGGTGGTGAGGCTGTCGATTGCGCAGGTGTTGACGGTGATTTCCCAGAAGCAGAAGGAGGCTCTGAGAGAAGtttacaagaagaagaaataccTTCCCCTCGATCTGCGTCCCAAGAAGACCAGGGCCATTCGTAGAAGGCTCACCAAACACCAG TCATCATTGAAGACTGAacgagagaagaagagagagatgtaTTTTCCCATGAGGAAGTATGCTATCAAGGTGTAG